ttatttgcaaccgtgaaattagaaaaaaacattgattagacacccgtgacacttatttatgctcaggcctttttaatacgagggtcccggagcctcaaccgaaacaacagcatgaaagaggagatatgtcatccttttgaataaaagattacagtaaaggcattgattttagaaacccacagatcattatttgcaaccgtgaaatagaaaaaaacattgattaaacacccgttacacttatttatcctcaggcctttttaatacgagggtcccggagcctcaaccgaaacaacagcatgaaagaggagatatgtcatccttttgaataaaagattacagtaaaggcattgattttagaaacccacagatcattatttgcaaccgtgaaattagaaaaaacattgattagacacccgtgacacttatttatgctcaggcctttttaatacgagggtcccggagcctcaaccgaaacaacagcatgaaagaggagatatgtcatccttttgaataaaagattacagtaaaggcattgattttagaaacccacagatcattatttgcaaccgtgaaatagaaaaaaacattgattacacacccgttacacttatttatcctcaggcctttttaatacgagggtcccgaagcctcaaccgaaacaacagcatgaaagaggagatatgtcatccttttttaataaaagattacagtaaaggcattgattttagaaacccacagatcattatttgcaaccgttaaattagaaaaaaacattgattagacacccgtgacacttatttatgctcaggcctttttaatacgaaggtcccggagcctcaaccgaaacaacagcatgaaagaggagatatgtcatccttttgaataaaagattacagtaaaggcattgattttagaaacctacagatcattatttgcaaccgtgaaattagaaaaaaacattgattagacacccgtgacacttatttatgctcaggcctttttaatacgagggtcccggagcctcaaccgaaacaacagcatgaaagaggagatatgtcatccttttgaataaaagattacagtaaaggcattgattttataaacccacagatcattatttgcaaccgtgaaattagaaaaaaacattgattagacacccgtgacacttatttatgctcaggcctttttaatacgagggtcccggagcctcaactgaaacaacagcatgaaagaggagatatgtcatccttttgaataaaagattacagtaaaggcattgattttagaaacccacagatcattatttgcaaccgtgaaattagaaaaaaacattgattagacaccgtgacacttatttatcctcaggcctttttaatacgagggtcccggagcctcaaccgaaaccacagcatgaaagaggagatatgtcatccttttgaataaaagattacagtaaaggcattgattttagaaacacagagatcattagttgcaaccgtgaaatctaaaaaaaattagattatacacccagtacacttctttatccttaggcctttttagaagaggctcccggagcctccacaaaaccagcagcatgaaagaggacatatggatctGGCAGAGGAAATGTAGCGGGGGGAGGGGTTCCAAGGACGAAGGAAAACGAGGAACTGGAATGTGAGGGTATGGGCCGGGTCTGGAAGTTCAGCAGGAGAGCTTGAGGCGGTAGTTGCTGTTAGTGCTGCCGACAAAACCTATGAAGGATAAGGCAGGCAGAAAAAAGGGAGGAGGTTAGGACACTAAAAAAAATATCATTGAGACAGAGTACTGCAACAAATCACAAGGACTGGAGGGACTGTGTAGTAACCTGAATGTTACGTCTATGCAGCACTCTTCAGGTTGGAGTAGCCTGACATCGGAACCACTTGCTGTGGATTGAAACACAGAAATCTTGCTTGGATGGTGGACTAAAAGGACACAGTTTCTTTGTATAGACTGGAACAAAAAAGGGAAATTGGAGGAATAGTATTTTTACCCTAGTTTGGCAGCTTTGCTGCCCTTTTATACACAGATGAATGAAGACCCCATTCGGAAAGGCAGCAGGTCAGAGAGCCAGAGGTGATGCAGCACATGCAGCTGTGTCTGCCAGTATGATGAAAAAAAGGACTTCTCACAAGAAGCATCAAAATAATGTTGGTCCAAGCAAACCAATTTCCCAGCCCCGGAGGAATATTGTAGGTTGCAGAATACAGCATGGTTGGAAAGAAGGTAGTGGCCCAATAACACAATGGAAAGGAACTGTATTGGATCAAGTGCCAGTCAACCCATCCCTTTATCTTATTAAATATGATGGATTTGATTGTGTCTATGGACTAGAATTCCACAAGGACGATCGAGTGTCTGCTCTTGAAGTTCTTCCAGATAGAGTTGCTTCATCTCGAATTAGTGATGCTCACTTGGCAGAAGCAATGATTGGTAAAGCTGTTGAACACATGTTTGAAACAGAAGATGGTTCTAAGGATGAGTGGAGAGGAATGGTCTTAGCAAGAGCTCCCATAATGAACACATGGTTTTATATAACCTACGAGAAGGACCCAGTTTTATATATGTATCAGCAATTAGATGACTACAAAGAAGGAGATCTCTGCATCATGCCAGACCCTAATGATTCCCCTCCAGCAGAAAGAGAACCAGGAGAAGTTGTGGACAGCCTTGTAGGAAAGCAAGTGGAGTATGCCAAAGAAGATGGCTCAAAAAGGACTGGCATGGTAATACACCAAGTGGAAGCCAAACCCTCTGTTTATTTCATAAAATTTGATGACGATTTCCATATTTATGTCTACGATTTGGTGAAGACATCGTAGATGTAATATTTGACTTATTGCCAAACAGGTggatttattaaatgtaaaatatgtagacAAACCTGTCCACTTCTGTCCAATTATGTGACGCTTCAGATTCCAGGCAAGCCCGCAACCCCTTAAAGGAAGTAACGCAGTTTTGTTgctaagaacaaacaaaaaaatttcCACATCAAAAGGAAACAAACCACGTTCTGTGAATTACAACTCATTTTGCATAATGGAATTTATCCTTTAGAAGGAATCTGATCTAGTAGTGGTGAATTCAAACAAAAGAAGCATGGATGCAAGAGACAAACTGGGCGAATTCTGTAAATTTTCAAAGTGGGGGGACaaaaaaggttataaaaatgtaattgttgtatTTCTTAAGCACTCATTCCTCATCAATACAAGTCCAGTTTGGTATATCTAACTACTTTAACATAGTTATCAGTATGTATTTCAAGTAAAAGTATTTTTCCCAGTGTTACTTATGTCTTATAATGTGGGGAGTGTGGTGCTGCAGTTCAGTTATCCAGCTGCCCAGTGATGtagggtcttttttttttctttggtcccTCTTGTTACAACTTTCTGATTCATaatattttgttactttttgtaccTGTTTTGTCAGAAATCTTGTTATAGTACAACAATTGACAACTTATTTCCATTTTGTTTTATCCCATCCCAGTAAAAACGattattcagcaaaaaaaaaaaagaggacatatggcatccttttgaaaattagattacaggaaaggcattgattttagaaacacagagatcattcattagttgcaaccgtgaaatctcaaaaaacatagattatacacccagtacacttctttatccttaggcctttttataagaggctaccggagcctcaacagaaacaacagcatgaaagaggacatatggcatccttgtgactaatagattacaggaaaggcattgattttagaaaccctgggataatttgttgcaaccgtgaaatctaaaaaaagattgattagacacccagtacacttatttatccttaggcctttttttagcagaggctacaggaccctacacaaaaccagcagcaggaaagaggacatatggcatccttttgaaaattagattacaggaaaggcattgattttagaaacccggagataatttgttgcaaccgggaatttgaatcaaacaaatgatttgatggacacccagtacaattctttctccttcggccttttttttataagagggtccaggaccctcaaaaaaaacaccagcaggaaagaggacgtatggcatccttttgaacaatagagtacaggtacagcattgattttacaaacccagagataattttgggcaaaagtgaaatagaaaaaaaaattgagtggacacccagtacacctctttctccttagtcctttttataagagggtccaggaccctcaaacaaaataccagcagtaaagagaacatatggcatccttttgaacaatagagtactggtacggcattgattttagaaacccacagataatttttttgaaaagtgaaatagccccaaaaaccatgcttggactcccactccaggtcgttctccttcagcttttttataagagggtccagcaccctcaacagaaacaactgcaggaaacaccaccacatatgccatccttttgcacaagcgagtacaggtatggcatccattttagaaacccagagataattgagaggaaccaggaacatttttctaaaaatttgctggggcacccattacaggtcattctccttcagcctttttataccatgggccacgacccgcaacaggcacaacagcatgaaacaccacttatgcaacccttttgcacaatagagtacaggtatggcatagatggaacacggagataatttagagcaaccaagagacggataaagatgcttggtcggtcctcctccttcaaatttgtggcattttgcgttcaatttaatggtccaacagatatgagtggtttgctaatgct
This genomic stretch from Bombina bombina isolate aBomBom1 chromosome 4, aBomBom1.pri, whole genome shotgun sequence harbors:
- the LOC128655260 gene encoding spindlin-Z-like isoform X2 — its product is MKTPFGKAAGQRARGDAAHAAVSASMMKKRTSHKKHQNNVGPSKPISQPRRNIVGCRIQHGWKEGSGPITQWKGTVLDQQLDDYKEGDLCIMPDPNDSPPAEREPGEVVDSLVGKQVEYAKEDGSKRTGMVIHQVEAKPSVYFIKFDDDFHIYVYDLVKTS
- the LOC128655260 gene encoding spindlin-Z-like isoform X1; this encodes MKTPFGKAAGQRARGDAAHAAVSASMMKKRTSHKKHQNNVGPSKPISQPRRNIVGCRIQHGWKEGSGPITQWKGTVLDQVPVNPSLYLIKYDGFDCVYGLEFHKDDRVSALEVLPDRVASSRISDAHLAEAMIGKAVEHMFETEDGSKDEWRGMVLARAPIMNTWFYITYEKDPVLYMYQQLDDYKEGDLCIMPDPNDSPPAEREPGEVVDSLVGKQVEYAKEDGSKRTGMVIHQVEAKPSVYFIKFDDDFHIYVYDLVKTS